One Streptomyces umbrinus genomic window, ACCGACGGCCCCGGAAACGACACCCCCCGGAGCGACAAGGAAGGCGCCCGCTGATGCACCTCGCCTATCCCGCCGTGCTCTCCGCCCTCCTCTTCTCCACGGGCCTGTACGGAGTCCTCGCGCGCCGCAACGCGATCCTGGTCCTGATGTCCGTCGAGCTGATGCTCAACGCCGTCAACCTGAACCTCGTCGCCTTCGACGTCTGGCTCAGCAAGACCGCCCAGGACACCCTCCACTCCGGCCAGGCCCTGACCCTGTTCACCATCGCCATCGCCGCCGCCGAGATCGGCATCGGCCTGGCGATCGTCCTCGCCGTCCACCGCAACCGGGGGACCGCGGACATCGACAAGCTCCGCGACACCGCCGAGACCGACGACGACTCCGAGCCCGACGACTCCGGCGCCGCCCGTCCCGAACCGGCCGAGAAGGCTGAGGCCACCGCGTGACCACGACCACCCTCGCCGCCCTCGTCCCCCTCCTGCCGCTCCTGGGCGCCGTGGCCGGCCTGCTCCTGGGCCGCACGGCCCCCGGTTTCGTACGCCCCCTCGCCGTCCTGCCCCCGCTCGCGGCCCTCGGGCTCGCCGTCGTCGTCGCCGTACGACAGGGCGGCGACCAGGCGGTGAGCGCCGCCACCGAGCTCACCCCCACCGGCTCCGTCCCCATCGAACTCGCCCTGTACATCGACGGCTTCGCCGCCCTCGTCGCCGT contains:
- the nuoK gene encoding NADH-quinone oxidoreductase subunit NuoK; this translates as MHLAYPAVLSALLFSTGLYGVLARRNAILVLMSVELMLNAVNLNLVAFDVWLSKTAQDTLHSGQALTLFTIAIAAAEIGIGLAIVLAVHRNRGTADIDKLRDTAETDDDSEPDDSGAARPEPAEKAEATA